A genomic window from Archaeoglobus profundus DSM 5631 includes:
- a CDS encoding STT3 domain-containing protein — protein sequence MRKNIYLPIVLAVSFLVRFQNFDKVFSSVILPAGYDPYYHLRLAEVIVKSGYRPDFDYYLNYPYGLKIGWLPLFDYTLALPGMLFGFRSTEIFAMVFPVVLGVLSTLLVYLISRRLLNNEYFATLSALIFAVTPAVVYVSVLGFCDHHIWNVFLLLCSIYFLLRDDWLSLLSGVFITLLAFSWVGAPIYAALIALAALIHFNDKKILITAICIGVASVSFILKPFLGLAFLMITAFLVVGYFVKKFEDNKKNITIYYVLTCTILVVILYFLPIKELWFVRSGIDYLFGRNIYLPTIVEAQPFKFREIITILGLFVFFLAMPSLLIFRNKFVLTLFISTLFLAILQIRFTEVLSVPISLYASHTLCILLDKMGYPVFNGETKAMDELKDRRKKHNRKSKRKSKRDTKRDDEITLGYKIYTLGFICFILLPSFVAAIRPFDMNESWKDALIWINKNTEKTSYYSQPDKGKPEYSILSWWDYGNWIVYVAKRPVVCNNFQAGAIDAAKFFTAQSEEEALKIVKKRGVKYIVTDDEMQLGNETFGGKFQTIMRIAGMNPDSLGLNKTLEVYNNSMFYKLHIENAVSLEHFKLLKDFGKVKVFIVQ from the coding sequence ATGAGAAAAAATATATACCTACCAATTGTGCTCGCAGTATCTTTCCTCGTAAGATTTCAAAACTTCGATAAAGTTTTTTCTTCCGTTATCCTCCCAGCTGGTTACGACCCGTATTATCACTTAAGATTGGCTGAAGTCATAGTTAAGTCGGGATACAGACCAGATTTCGACTACTACCTGAACTATCCGTACGGATTAAAGATTGGATGGTTACCTCTTTTCGATTACACTTTAGCCCTTCCGGGGATGCTCTTCGGATTCAGATCTACAGAAATCTTTGCAATGGTTTTTCCAGTCGTTTTAGGCGTTTTATCGACTCTACTGGTGTATCTCATATCTAGAAGGCTTTTAAATAACGAGTACTTTGCCACCCTTTCCGCTTTGATCTTCGCCGTTACGCCAGCAGTTGTTTACGTTAGCGTTTTGGGATTTTGCGATCACCACATCTGGAACGTCTTTCTGCTCTTGTGCTCTATCTACTTTCTACTCAGAGACGACTGGTTGTCTTTATTATCAGGAGTTTTTATAACATTACTGGCCTTTTCGTGGGTCGGTGCGCCGATATACGCAGCTTTAATCGCCCTTGCTGCACTAATACACTTCAACGACAAAAAAATCCTTATCACTGCAATTTGCATTGGCGTAGCCTCTGTTTCCTTCATTCTTAAACCATTCTTGGGCTTGGCTTTTTTGATGATAACGGCATTTCTCGTAGTGGGATACTTCGTCAAGAAATTCGAAGATAACAAGAAAAATATAACAATTTATTATGTTTTGACTTGTACAATATTAGTGGTTATACTCTATTTCTTGCCAATCAAAGAGTTATGGTTTGTGAGAAGTGGTATAGACTACCTCTTCGGTAGAAATATCTATCTCCCAACGATAGTTGAGGCTCAACCGTTCAAGTTTAGAGAAATAATAACTATTCTCGGTCTATTCGTGTTCTTTCTCGCTATGCCATCCTTGTTGATATTTAGAAACAAATTCGTTCTAACTCTATTCATTTCTACGTTGTTCTTAGCAATACTCCAAATAAGATTCACCGAAGTATTGTCCGTTCCAATCTCTCTTTATGCATCCCACACGCTCTGCATACTCCTTGACAAGATGGGTTATCCCGTGTTTAATGGGGAAACCAAAGCTATGGACGAATTAAAAGATCGAAGGAAGAAGCATAATAGAAAGAGTAAGAGAAAGAGTAAGCGCGATACTAAAAGAGACGACGAGATTACTTTGGGTTATAAAATATATACCTTGGGATTTATATGCTTCATTCTTTTACCGTCATTCGTTGCAGCAATAAGACCGTTTGATATGAATGAAAGCTGGAAGGATGCGTTGATATGGATAAACAAAAATACCGAAAAAACTTCTTATTACTCACAGCCCGATAAAGGGAAGCCAGAATATTCCATTCTGAGTTGGTGGGACTACGGTAACTGGATCGTTTACGTAGCTAAAAGGCCAGTAGTCTGCAACAACTTCCAAGCTGGTGCTATCGATGCAGCTAAGTTCTTCACAGCTCAAAGTGAAGAAGAAGCGTTAAAAATCGTCAAAAAAAGAGGAGTTAAATACATCGTTACCGATGATGAAATGCAACTGGGTAACGAAACTTTCGGAGGAAAATTCCAAACTATTATGCGCATAGCGGGAATGAATCCAGACTCGTTAGGATTGAATAAGACATTGGAAGTATATAACAATTCGATGTTTTACAAGCTTCATATCGAGAATGCGGTATCGCTCGAACACTTTAAGCTTCTTAAGGACTTCGGTAAAGTTAAGGTGTTCATTGTCCAGTAA